The Pseudalkalibacillus hwajinpoensis nucleotide sequence TGATTAAAATAGCTGTTAGTCTCGGGGATGCTGAAACCCTGATTCAACATCCCGCTACAATGACACATGCCGTTGTCCCGGAAGAGGAGAGATTAAGAATGGGGATTAGTGAAACTCTTATTCGCCTTTCTGTTGGTCTTGAAGCATGGGAGGATATTTGGGAAGATATTCTTCAAGCGTTAGAGAACTAAAAAAAGCCATTAGAGAATTTCTCTAATGGCTTTTTAAGTAGTATAGGTTCAAAACACATTACTTTAACTCTAAAGAAAATCTTGCAATGCTTCAGTAAATTTCTCTAAATACTCCTGATCCAATTCATCGAAACGGCCAACTTTAGGGCTATCGATATCAAGCACTCCGAGGAGTTTATCTGAAGTGTACATTGGCACTACAATTTCAGATTGTGAAGCAGCGTCACATGCAATATGTCCGGGGAAATCATGAACATTGCCAATTCGCATCGTCTTGCCTTCTTTAGATGCTGTGCCGCAGACTCCTTTACCGTTCTGAATACGAACGCATGCTGGAAGTCCCTGGAAAGGTCCGAGCACAAGTTGATCGGTCTCTTTTTCGTATAAATAGAATCCAACCCAATTGACATCTGTTAGAAACTGATTTAATAAAGCAGAGGCATTTGCAAGATTAGCGAGCTGATTTGTTTCACCATCTAGCAGTGCTCTTAGTTGTTTAATTACCATTTGATAATCTTTTTCTCTTTTGCCTGAATAGGATTCGACTTCAAACATGTCAAAACACCTCTTCCTTACATCGAAATTATGAACATCATATCAAATCTTGCAGATTAATACACATATTTTGTCGTACGATTAATAAAGGATTGCCTATGTTATTACCGAATCAGTAATTTAGATCGTATTATTTGGAGGTGGTTCCTAGTGAAACAGGAGCGAGATACAGCATCGAAGCGAAGTGTCATACAGGCCGCCATTCAACTTTTCAATACAAAGGGTTTTAACGGTACTTCAGTGCGAGATATAGCGGGTAAAGCGGATGTGAATGTTGCCCTAATTTCGTATTATTTTAACGGCAAAAAGGGGTTAGCTGAGTTTCTAATGACGTCATTTTTAGAAGGGTATGTAAAGGAACTCGAAAAAGTATATCAGCAGCTGGACGCGCGATCTGCCAGGAGCTGTCTCGCTGAAGCTATTGAAAGGATTATGGAGTATCAGTATCAGAATAGGCAACTCGCCAGGTTTGTACTTCGAGAGATCACCTTTGATTCAGTGCTTGTTCGGGAAATCATGACCACTTATCTAGCAAGAGAAAAGTATTACTTTAGCAAAATATTTGAGGTGGGGTTTGCAAGGGAGGAATTTCGTCCACAATCCATTGATTATATCATCATGCAAATGAGAGGCATGCTTTCTATGCCGTTTTTGCAACCTCAATATATTCTAGAAGTGCATCATATTCAGCCAAATGAACATTACTTTATTGAACGATATACGAAACAATTAAATGAATGGATAGAACGATATATTTGTAAGACTGGAATTTGGGAAGCAAGGCCGTTCGTTATGAACGGCTAAGAAAATTTGGTGATTGTAGAGAGTGTGTAATAAGTCGTTCTGCTCCTTGACCAATCCCTTTTGCGCTATGGGCATCTGAGCCATAGACGAGAGGGATTTCTCGTTTTATTGCTTCACGTATAACCCAGTCAGTTGGATATGGCTCTTCACATAAAGGTTTCACTGTTCCGGCTCCATTATAATCTAATGAAAAGCCCTTTCCTTTAATCGCATCTAGTAACGTAGAGATTTCCGAGAAAAAGGAACTTTTAGACGGGTGCTTTTTCTGGAATTTATTTGCTAAAGTTATATGTCCAATTCGAGTAGGCTTATACTTTCCTAGATCAGCATGGACTGACTTCAATAACGTTTCGTAATACTTTTGGTGGACCTTATCAACGGAACCCAATGAAGCAATTAGTTGTTCAAAAGCTTCTGGACTGTAGTCAAGGCAAGTATAGTTTGTTCCTTCTTTCAAAAAATGAACAGAAAGAATCGCATCATCTAATTGTGGTCCTACTGTATTAAGAAACTGTCTTGTCTCTTCTTCATAGCCTTCAATAAAATCAACCTCTAGTCCACAGTTAATTTCAATTTTTCCCTTAAACTTATGTTTTAGCTGCTGAATATTTTCAAAGTAGTTTTCTAGTACTTCCCATTTCATTCCGCTATCTTGATTTGGAACAGGGTCATGGAAATTTTGTGGGAGAGGAGCGTGTTCAGTAAATGTCATGCCTTTGTAACCGAACTGAATAGCAGCTTCTACGTAATCCTCAAATAAATCTGTTGATCCATGTGGACAAAATGGAGAGTGTATGTGTCCATCATATGAAATAATCATCCAAAAGCACCTTCTTTCAATAAATGAAAAAGTTTATAATAAAATCAAGGATTTTAGTTGTCGAATATTGAATTTATTTAGTCAAAGAGGTAATTACATGGTATCATAAAAACATTGATGAAATTCGTACATATTCGTTTATAAAAGATCTATATCTGATGATTTAGACTGCTGTTTTAGCATGTATACATAAATTGATGATGTGGAAGAAGGGGTGCTTCCGTTGGAGTATATTGTCATTGCGATTATTTTACTTGTTGCCGTCATTTTATACGGCACTTTTGCTAGAAGAAAAATATACAATGAAATCGATCGTCTAGAAGAATGGAAGATTGATATATTAAACAGACCTGTGACCGATGAGATTTCGAAGGTGAAAGGTCTAACAATGTCAGGTCAAACGGAAGAAAAATTTGAAAAATGGCGTGAAGAGTGGGATGAGATCGTAGCAGTTAAGCTTCCCAACTTGGAAGAGCAGCTTATGGATACCGAAGAAGCTGCTGAGAGGTATCGCTTTAGAAAAGCGAAAGCAACATTAGTTGAAACACGTGAACGATTAGAACAAATTGAAAAGCGGATTGAACTGATGTTAGAAGATATTAATGAGCTCGTTTCGAGTGAAGAGCAGAATAGAACAGAAATTGTCTCCGTTCAAGAGGTGTTTAGGGAAGCCAAACAGCGACTTCTTTCACAAAATCGTTCACTTGGTAAGGCTTATCCTACACTAGAAGCTGAACTCGAAGAACTTAAACAAAATCTTAAGCGTTATGAACAACTAACCGAAGAAGGTAACTATCTTGAAGCTAGAAGTGTGTTGAAAGAAATCCAAGAGCGGTTAACAGCTGTTCAGGAAAAAATTTCTGTTACACCAGAATTAATAGCGCTTGTGCATACGCAGATACCTTCTCAACTAAAAGAGCTTGAAGATGGAACTTCCGTGATGGAGTCTGAAGGCTATGTACTTGATCATTTGGAAATTCAAGATCATATTGAACACGTCGAATCGGATTTAGTCAGATGGGATTCGGCTATTGAGAAGACGGAAGTCGAAGAGATCAAGATAGAAATTGATACAGTGCGAAGGAATATTGAAGGACTTTATGATCAATTGGAATCTGAAGTAGATGCAAGGCATCTTGTTACGGAGAAAGTAGAGGAGCTTGAACATGAGCTGCTTAAAACAAATAATCACTTTCAAGACTTGCAAGAAGAAACGAATGTTGTGCAGCTTAGCTACCGTTTAGAGGAACAGGAATTGAAAATGATTAAGGAAATTGAGAAAAAGATTTCTGATATGCATATTCGGTTTAATGCTGTTATCGAAGCAGTTGAAGGCAATAAGCAGGCATTTACGACACTTGCTGAAACGGTGCTTTCCTTAAAAGAAGATCTTGCTACAATTGATCATGAAATGCAAATTCAAAAAGAGAATTTGCATATGTTAAGAAAAGATGAGCTTAAAGCGCTTGAGACGATTAAAGATTTGAAGAGAAGATTAATTGAATCAAGAAGAATGATGAAGTTAAGTAATCTACCAGGTATTCCAGAATCATATTTAGATGGTTATGAACTGGCAGAGGATATCATTGTAGAATTAAGTGATCGTCTTTCAGACGTACCGCTTGATATTTATCAAATTAATGAAGTGCTTTCTGATGCTGAACGTGCGGTAGAACATAGTACTGAAATAACAAAAAAGCTTGTCGAAGACGCCATTCTGACTGAACGCTTGATTCAGTTTGGGAATCGATATCGAGGGAAGCACAGAAGTGTAGATGAACTGCTTCAAAAAGCAGAGGATCACTTCAGACAATATGAGTACGATGAAGCTTTATCAACGGCTGAAGCTGCCATTGAAAAGGTTGATCCTCAAGTGCTTCAATCGTTGAAAGATGATGTTAGAGAACCTGTTAAATCATAACTCTCCTCCTTGAGGAGAGTTTTTTTGTTGTGATAAGCATTTTTCTTTTAAAAAAACGCAGACAAATTGTCTGCGTTAGAAAAACTTATGATGTTCTATCTTTCTTAGACATTATCCATCCTACTATTCCACCTATGATAGCGGGTACAATCCATCCTACACCATCACTATAGAGTGGGAGCTTCTGTAGTATGGTAATCCCAGGCATTATAATCCCGGCGCCCTCAAGGGCGTTGGGAACGCTTATAAGGATTGTCAAAATGATAGCCCCCCTATAAACGTAGTGATGGATAGAAAATAGGTAGCTCATGAATGTTAAGAAGATCAATACAATTGCTACAGGATAAATCGCAATTAAAACAGGTAATGTAAATGTAATCAATTGAGTCAGTCCAAGGTTTGCCACAAAAGCACTGAAAATTGTAACGATCAGAATGACAAACTTATAAGAAAGCTTTGGATACGTTTTTGAGAAATACTCGCCACATGCCGTTACTAGTCCTACAGATGTTGTTAAACAAGCAAATGTAATCGCGGCTCCAAGAAGAAGTGTGCCAAATGAGCCGAACAGGTAACTCGCAACGCTAGAGAGGATTTCTCCTCCGTTATTAACTGAACCAAGAAGATTAACACTTGTAGCTCCTATATAGGCAAGTGATAAATAAATACCCGTTAACCCTATTGCTGCTAGGATTCCAGCTTTCAATACAGCGATGGAAATGGTTTTTCGATCTGTGATGCCTTTATCCTTGACGGCTTGAATCACCACAATTCCAAATACAAGGGCTGCAATTGCATCCATCGTAAGATATCCTTCAATGAAACCTTTAAAGAAAACGCCGTCCTCATACTTCGCTGAAGGAGCTGAAAGTGGACCTGGAGGATGGATAAAAGCTCCTACGATTAAGCTTCCAAGAACTAGAAGTAATAAAGGTGTCAAGATCTTTCCCACTCGATCCACTAATCTTGAAGGATTCAGTGATAACCAAAACGTGATACCGAAGAAAATAATTGTATAGATAAATAATGGCATCCCGGTAGCATTCGTTGATTCATTCAAAAATGGCACGACACCAATTTCAAATGCTACCGTCCCGGTACGTGGGATTCCAAAGAATGGCCCAATCGCAAGATAGAGTATCGCAGTGAATACAAATCCGAAAGTCGGGTGAACTTTAGAAGCAATATCTTTTAAGTTTCCACCCGTTAGCCCAATTGCCGTAACGCCTAAGAGAGGAAGTCCAACACCTGTGATGAGAAATCCAGCCGTTGCTACCCAAATATTATTGCCAGCAGAATGTCCGAGCGCGGGTGGGAAAATCATGTTTCCTGCTCCGAGAAAAAGAGCAAAAAGCATTAATCCTATTGTCAAAATGTCTTTATTTGATAATTTCAACTTCATAAGGGCCTCCTGATTAAACTGTTTAACATGTCCTAATTTTCGGACTTCATATTAACACAATTAATCGACAAATCATAACAAAACCAAAATGATTAATAATTCAAATAATTTATCCGCCAGTCTAGCAGCGTTCGTTCGACTTTGGTAATCATAACCATTCTTAGCGTAACGAACAAAATGATGAATCTATCTCATTGTCTAGAATATTTGATTTGGTGATTTGTTTGACCTATGGTAGGATTATTAGTTGGAAATATAAGATGACTGAAGGTGTCATAATATGATTTATTTGGATAATAGTGCTACAACGCAGCCCTATAAAGAAGTACTTGATGCATACCGAAAAGCAGCTGAAAATTTTTTCGCTAATCCTTCTTCTCTTCATCGAAAAGGTGGAGAAGCAGAGCGCTTGTTTCGACAAGCGAGAATGAGTATTTCAGATTTGTTACAAGTAAAAATGAATGAAATCATTTTTACTTCTGGTGGAACTGAGAGTAATAATTTGGCTATTAAAGGTTCAGCACTTCAATATATGAATCGA carries:
- a CDS encoding GAF domain-containing protein: MFEVESYSGKREKDYQMVIKQLRALLDGETNQLANLANASALLNQFLTDVNWVGFYLYEKETDQLVLGPFQGLPACVRIQNGKGVCGTASKEGKTMRIGNVHDFPGHIACDAASQSEIVVPMYTSDKLLGVLDIDSPKVGRFDELDQEYLEKFTEALQDFL
- the ezrA gene encoding septation ring formation regulator EzrA encodes the protein MEYIVIAIILLVAVILYGTFARRKIYNEIDRLEEWKIDILNRPVTDEISKVKGLTMSGQTEEKFEKWREEWDEIVAVKLPNLEEQLMDTEEAAERYRFRKAKATLVETRERLEQIEKRIELMLEDINELVSSEEQNRTEIVSVQEVFREAKQRLLSQNRSLGKAYPTLEAELEELKQNLKRYEQLTEEGNYLEARSVLKEIQERLTAVQEKISVTPELIALVHTQIPSQLKELEDGTSVMESEGYVLDHLEIQDHIEHVESDLVRWDSAIEKTEVEEIKIEIDTVRRNIEGLYDQLESEVDARHLVTEKVEELEHELLKTNNHFQDLQEETNVVQLSYRLEEQELKMIKEIEKKISDMHIRFNAVIEAVEGNKQAFTTLAETVLSLKEDLATIDHEMQIQKENLHMLRKDELKALETIKDLKRRLIESRRMMKLSNLPGIPESYLDGYELAEDIIVELSDRLSDVPLDIYQINEVLSDAERAVEHSTEITKKLVEDAILTERLIQFGNRYRGKHRSVDELLQKAEDHFRQYEYDEALSTAEAAIEKVDPQVLQSLKDDVREPVKS
- the hisJ gene encoding histidinol-phosphatase HisJ; amino-acid sequence: MSYDGHIHSPFCPHGSTDLFEDYVEAAIQFGYKGMTFTEHAPLPQNFHDPVPNQDSGMKWEVLENYFENIQQLKHKFKGKIEINCGLEVDFIEGYEEETRQFLNTVGPQLDDAILSVHFLKEGTNYTCLDYSPEAFEQLIASLGSVDKVHQKYYETLLKSVHADLGKYKPTRIGHITLANKFQKKHPSKSSFFSEISTLLDAIKGKGFSLDYNGAGTVKPLCEEPYPTDWVIREAIKREIPLVYGSDAHSAKGIGQGAERLITHSLQSPNFLSRS
- the brnQ gene encoding branched-chain amino acid transport system II carrier protein yields the protein MKLKLSNKDILTIGLMLFALFLGAGNMIFPPALGHSAGNNIWVATAGFLITGVGLPLLGVTAIGLTGGNLKDIASKVHPTFGFVFTAILYLAIGPFFGIPRTGTVAFEIGVVPFLNESTNATGMPLFIYTIIFFGITFWLSLNPSRLVDRVGKILTPLLLLVLGSLIVGAFIHPPGPLSAPSAKYEDGVFFKGFIEGYLTMDAIAALVFGIVVIQAVKDKGITDRKTISIAVLKAGILAAIGLTGIYLSLAYIGATSVNLLGSVNNGGEILSSVASYLFGSFGTLLLGAAITFACLTTSVGLVTACGEYFSKTYPKLSYKFVILIVTIFSAFVANLGLTQLITFTLPVLIAIYPVAIVLIFLTFMSYLFSIHHYVYRGAIILTILISVPNALEGAGIIMPGITILQKLPLYSDGVGWIVPAIIGGIVGWIMSKKDRTS
- the refZ gene encoding forespore capture DNA-binding protein RefZ; translated protein: MKQERDTASKRSVIQAAIQLFNTKGFNGTSVRDIAGKADVNVALISYYFNGKKGLAEFLMTSFLEGYVKELEKVYQQLDARSARSCLAEAIERIMEYQYQNRQLARFVLREITFDSVLVREIMTTYLAREKYYFSKIFEVGFAREEFRPQSIDYIIMQMRGMLSMPFLQPQYILEVHHIQPNEHYFIERYTKQLNEWIERYICKTGIWEARPFVMNG